One Brassica napus cultivar Da-Ae chromosome A1, Da-Ae, whole genome shotgun sequence genomic region harbors:
- the LOC106449951 gene encoding 2-carboxy-1,4-naphthoquinone phytyltransferase, chloroplastic-like, whose protein sequence is MMKLVSLCDISNGFVPKTSTDLFVKPRIRKLPRGDIITRLRVFDSNARENLNAKRTRINFSVGPVFCKTYEEEEIPKAKLIWRAIKLPIYSVALVPLTVGASAAYLETGLVLVRRYATLMLSSVLIITWLNLSNDVYDFDTGADKNKRESVVNMVGSRAGTFAAAITTLVLGVSGLIWISWTASNIRAILLLASAILCGYIYQCPPFRLSYQGLGEPLCFAAFGPFATTAFYLLLGGGSSEMRHLPLSSRVLSSSLLVGFTTSLILFCSHFHQVEGDLAVGKFSPLVRLGTEKGAFVVRWAIRLLYFMLLVLGLTKILPVTCTLLCFLTLPVGNLVSSYVENHHKEDEKIFMAKYYCVRLHAFFGAALSLGLVIAR, encoded by the exons ATGATGAAACTAGTTTCTCTCTGTGACATTAGTAATGGGTTTGTGCCCAAAACGTCAACTGATTTGTTTGTGAAACCAAGAATCAGAAAG CTTCCCAGAGGAGATATAATCACAAGGCTACGGGTGTTTGATTCGAATGCACGGGAGAATCTGAATGCTAAAAGAACAAGAATAAACTTTAGTGTTGGGCCAGTCTTTTGCAAGACTTATGAAGAAGAGGAAATTCCCAAAGCAAAATTGATATGGAGAGCAATCAAACTACCCATTTACTCTGTCGCTTTGGTTCCTCTCACC GTTGGTGCTTCAGCGGCCTATTTGGAGACTGGTTTAGTCCTAGTTAGACGTTATGCTACTCTAATGCTCTCATCAGTACTTATCATTACTTGGCTCAACTTAAG CAATGATGTTTATGATTTTGATACCGGAGCTGATAAGAACAAAAGGGAATCCGTAGTGAATATGGTTGGAAG CCGGGCAGGAACCTTTGCAGCTGCAATCACAACTCTTGTGCTCGGTGTTTCTGGTTTAATTTGGATATCTTGGACAGCAAGTAATATCCGTGCAATACTATTGCTTGCCTCAGCTATATTATGCGGCTATATATACCAG tGTCCGCCATTTCGGTTAAGTTACCAAGGATTAGGAGAGCCTCTATGCTTTGCAGCATTTGGTCCATTTGCAACTACTGCCTTTTATTTACTTCTTGGTGGTGGCTCAAG CGAGATGAGGCATCTTCCATTGAGCAGTAGGGTTCTTTCATCGTCTCTCCTTGTTGGTTTTACCACATCTCTCATCCTTTTCTGCAGCCATTTTCATCAG GTTGAAGGAGATTTAGCTGTGGGGAAATTTTCACCTCTG GTCCGGTTAGGGACTGAAAAAGGAGCTTTTGTTGTGAGATGGGCTATTCGTTTGCTCTATTTTATGCTTCTTGTTCTTGGTTTAACCAAGATTTTGCCAGTAACTTGCACA TTACTGTGTTTTCTGACATTGCCAGTTGGGAATTTAGTGTCAAGCTATGTCGAAAACCACCACaag GAGGATGAGAAGATATTCATGGCTAAGTATTATTGTGTAAGACTCCACGCTTTCTTTGGAGCTGCTTTGTCGTTGGGACTCGTTATCGCTCGCTAG
- the LOC106449930 gene encoding BOI-related E3 ubiquitin-protein ligase 1-like yields the protein MLGGNNETPLPQDSQFQYQTNSSLNQLHLLGTMRAGCTIDPINYFANDNLATMSRNNSKRARETETNHSIQRQQKLQSSLNYNYNNNSVAQDEAPKQNLVSTGLRLSYDNDERNSCANGSITTPMFQSLGDSIRLDLDRQKEDLDQFLKFQGNQLAKGVRDIKQRHVTSFVTALEKDVRKKLQEKDQEIENMNKKNRELVEKIKQVAVESQNWHYRAKYNESVVNALKVNLQQVMSHGNNTNPCGVFAVEEGYGDSEIDDKAASYNYMNIPGMPNTGMRCKSCNVKEVSVLLVPCRHLSLCKDCDVFTGFCPVCQSFKTSSVQVFFS from the exons ATGTTGGGAGGCAACAATGAGACCCCTTTACCGCAGGATAGCCAGTTTCAGTACCAAACAAACTCTTCATTGAATCAGCTTCACTTGCTTGGAACCA TGAGAGCTGGTTGCACTATTGATCCTATAAACTACTTTGCTAACGATAACCTTGCTACAATGTCTCGGAATAATAGCAAACGCGCTAGGGAGACCGAGACCAACCATAGTATCCAGAGACAGCAGAAGCTACAGAGCTCTTTGAACTATAACTACAACAACAATAGTGTTGCTCAAGATGAAGCCCCAAAGCAGAACTTAGTGTCCACTGGTCTGAGACTATCTTATGACAATGATGAGAGAAACTCTTGTGCAAATGGAAGCATCACAACTCCAATGTTTCAGTCACTCGGTGACAGTATCAGATTGGACTTGGATAGACAGAAAGAAGATCTTGATCAGTTTCTCAAATTCCAG GGGAACCAACTGGCGAAAGGTGTGAGAGATATAAAACAGAGACATGTCACGTCCTTTGTCACGGCCTTAGAGAAGGATGTGAGAAAGAAGCTTCAAGAGAAAGACCAGGAGATTGAAAACATGAACAAGAAGAACCGGGAACTCGTGGAGAAGATAAAACAAGTGGCGGTGGAATCTCAGAACTGGCATTACAGGGCGAAGTACAATGAATCTGTGGTTAATGCCTTAAAGGTAAACCTGCAACAAGTGATGTCACATGGAAACAACACCAATCCATGTGGTGTATTTGCAGTGGAAGAAGGGTACGGGGATAGCGAGATTGATGATAAGGCAGCTTCATACAACTACATGAACATCCCGGGGATGCCAAACACTGGGATGAGATGCAAGTCGTGTAACGTAAAGGAGGTTTCTGTCTTGCTTGTACCGTGTAGGCATTTGAGTTTGTGTAAAGACTGTGATGTGTTCACTGGCTTTTGTCCTGTTTGTCAGTCTTTCAAAACTTCTAGCGTTCAAGTCTTTTTCTCATGA
- the LOC125579279 gene encoding DNA-directed RNA polymerases I and III subunit rpac1-like — protein MTTKGEKRIVSEEDKIFAKNFNIMDHPDIPTGLPPHLQLQRTRVLCKNDAPIHTASVTYSGAYNAVGVDNSVKLENFSENFKVDVIQLSKDGMELTFDMIGIDAAIANAFRRILLAEFPTMAFEKVFIANNTSIVQDEVLAQRMGLVPIAADPKLFEYLSENDQPNEKNTIVFKLHAKCAKGEGRKKVLTKELIWLPKGSELVKESGDSNSKPKTYTSFSRSQKESFPEFADNPISPSYPDILIAKLGPGQEIELEAHAVKGIGKTHAKWSPVATAWYRMLPEVILLGEVEDEDAERLVKACPENVFDIEDMGNGRKRATVARPRDCTLCRQCVRPNYGEEVNKGVEEKEWIENVSLRRVKNHFIFKIESTGSLPPDVLFTEAVKILEDKCERVIANLS, from the exons ATGACTACCAAAGGAGAAAAGAGGATAGTGAGCGAAGAAGACAAGATATTCGCCAAGAATTTCAACATAATGGATCACCCCGACATCCCTACCGGACTTCCTCCGCATCTGCAACTCCAGCGAACTCGTGTCCTCTGTAAAAACGACGCTCCTATTCAT ACGGCGAGTGTCACTTACTCGGGTGCCTATAACGCCGTGGGAGTGGACAACAGTGTGAAACTTGAAAACTTCTCTGAGAATTTCAAAGTTGATGTCATCCAACTTTCAAAAGATGGCATGGAATTGACATTTGATATGATCGGTATAGATGCAGCAATCGCCAATGCCTTCcgaaggatccttctagctgaG TTTCCTACGATGGCTTTTGAAAAAGTGTTTATAGCAAACAACACATCTATTGTTCAAGATGAAGTTCTTGCTCAGAGGATGGGTCTTGTTCCCATTGCTGCAGACCCCAAGCTCTTCGAGTACTTATCTG AGAACGACCAGCCAAATGAAAAGAACACCATTGTCTTCAAACTCCATGCGAAATGCGCAAAAGGTGAAGGACGTAAGAAAG TTTTAACGAAGGAACTGATTTGGTTACCAAAGGGGAGTGAGTTGGTTAAAGAATCAGGAGATTCGAACTCTAAGCCTAAAACTTACACTTCCTTCAGCCGCAGCCAAAAAGAGTCCTTCCCTGAATTCGCTGATAATCCTATCTCTCCGAGCTACCCTGACATACTGATCGCAAAGCTCGGCCCTGGTCAG GAGATTGAGCTGGAGGCTCATGCGGTTAAGGGCATTGGTAAAACACATGCAAAGTGGTCACCGGTAGCCACGGCTTGGTATCGAATGCTTCCTGAG GTTATTCTACTAGGGGAAGTTGAGGATGAAGATGCTGAACGACTTGTAAAAGCCTGCCCGGAGAATGTTTTTGACATTGAAGACATGGGCAATG GTAGGAAGAGGGCAACAGTAGCACGGCCACGTGATTGCACGTTGTGTAGGCAATGCGTGAGGCCAAATTATGGAGAGGAAGTAAACAAAGGAGTAGAAGAAAAAGAATGGATAGAGAATGTGTCTCTTCGACGTGTCAAGAACCATTTTATat TTAAGATTGAGTCTACTGGATCATTGCCTCCGGATGTTCTCTTCACTGAAGCTGTCAAGATATTGGAAGATAAATGTGAACGTGTTATCGCTAACCTCTCCTGA
- the LOC106448038 gene encoding uncharacterized protein LOC106448038, with protein MFDDSDGASSEDDNFSTYGESPIEEDEDSPTLPSKKRYQNFLMSESKGNLEVLKLEMSSLDLAVGQRYLTKKHLKRRLKLFTVRHQFDFDVEISNLTTYVVKCWVDGCTWRVRASTEGLSPQFYIRIYDSDHACSVTERSNRSRNATPDILGELYKNFLGDVGPAVRPESVGIAITKQFGVKMEYWKSHRTLKCAREIDEGTPECGFELLPSYLYMIRRANPNTVTRLQIDELGRFMYVFLAFGASVNGFPFMRKVVVVDGTFLNGKYKGTLLTALAQDGNFQIFPIAFAVVDTENDDSWNWFFTQLKVLIPDHEGLAIISDRHNSIGKAITNVYPLAARGICTYHLYKNILGRYKGKDVFRLVKKAARCFRMSDFDMIFEEIEALNPDLHGYLERADVRLWTRVYFPGERYNLMTTNIAESMNRALSHARGLNIVRILESIRVMMTRWFAERRVDARSQSTTLTRGVEKLLQGCVSASRDWTVQRIDDHHTEVKYSAAGESLNVVNLVERKCTCRRFDVEKIPCVHAIAAAEERNVSRISLCSPYYKSTYLASAYVESVIPVDSALPVPDNVANVQCFPPFIRQQPGRPKKNRMKSALEVALANKRPRKEHICSRCSQSGHNARTCPI; from the exons ATGTTCGATGACTCGGACGGTGCGTCATCTGAAGATGATAACTTCAGCACATACGGTGAGTCTCCtatcgaagaagacgaagattcACCAACGCTACCTTCCAAGAAGAGATATCAGAACTTCTTGATGAGCGAATCTAAAGGGAATCTGGAGGTTTTGAAGTTGGAGATGTCGTCGTTAGACCTTGCGGTAGGACAACGATACTTGACTAAAAAGCATTTGAAGAGACGACTGAAACTTTTTACAGTGAGGCatcaatttgattttgatgtagAAATATCAAACCTGACAACATACGTTGTTAAGTGTTGGGTTGATGGATGTACATGGAGAGTTCGTGCATCTACCGAAGGATTGTCCCCGCAGTTTTATATTCGTATTTACGACTCGGATCATGCATGTTCTGTAACTGAGCGTTCTAATCGATCTCGAAATGCAACACCGGATATTTTAGGAGAGTTGTACAAGAACTTTCTCGGCGACGTTGGTCCGGCCGTTCGCCCTGAGAGTGTCGGAATAGCTATCACTAAGCAGTTTGGTGTAAAG ATGGAATATTGGAAATCACACCGGACGCTTAAATGTGCAAGGGAAATCGATGAGGGCACACCTGAGTGTGGTTTTGAACTCTTGCCTTCTTACTTATACATGATAAGAAGGGCAAATCCGAATACAGTTACGCGTCTTCAAATCGATGAGCTTGGAAGATTCATGTATGTGTTCCTTGCGTTTGGTGCGAGCGTTAATGGGTTTCCTTTCATGCGCAAAGTTGTTGTCGTCGACGGTACGTTTCTTAATGGTAAATATAAAGGGACGCTACTCACAGCACTAGCTCAGGATGGTAACTTTCAGATTTTTCCAATAGCCTTCGCAGTGGTTGACACTGAAAATGATGATTCGTGGAATTGGTTTTTTACGCAACTAAAAGTGTTGATTCCTGACCATGAGGGTCTTGCGATAATATCAGATAGGCATAACTCGATAGGGAAAGCAATTACAAATGTGTATCCGTTAGCTGCTCGTGGAATATGCACCTATCATTTGTATAAAAACATATTGGGACGGTACAAAGGAAAAGATGTATTTCGGCTGGTGAAGAAAGCGGCGAGATGTTTTAGAATGTCTGACTTTGATATGATTTTCGAGGAGATTGAAGCACTTAATCCTGATCTCCACGGCTACCTCGAAAGAGCTGATGTCAGACTGTGGACACGTGTTTATTTCCCGGGCGAGaggtacaatttgatgactacgaACATAGCGGAATCAATGAACAGAGCATTATCGCATGCTAGAGGTCTTAACATTGTTCGAATATTGGAATCGATACGGGTTATGATGACCAGATGGTTTGCTGAACGAAGAGTGGATGCCAGATCGCAGTCAACCACACTCACGCGCGGTGTGGAGAAACTATTACAA GGATGTGTAAGTGCCTCCCGGGATTGGACGGTTCAAAGGATTGATGACCATCACACTGAAGTTAAATATAGCGCTGCTGGCGAGTCTTTGAATGTTGTTAATTTGGTTGAGCGAAAGTGCACATGTCGGCGTTTCGATGTCGAGAAAATACCATGTGTACACGCAATCGCAGCTGCAGAGGAAAGAAATGTTTCTCGTATATCACTGTGCAGTCCTTACTATAAAAGCACTTATTTAGCTAGCGCATACGTTGAATCGGTCATACCGGTTGACTCAGCGCTACCTGTTCCAGATAACGTGGCTAACGTACAGTGCTTTCCACCGTTTATTCGTCAACAACCGGGAAGACctaaaaaaaataggatgaaatCTGCTTTAGAAGTTGCACTTGCAAACAAACGTCCTAGGAAAGAGCACATATGTTCTCGTTGCAGTCAAAGTGGACATAATGCGAGAACTTGTCCGATATAA
- the LOC106449859 gene encoding inactive leucine-rich repeat receptor-like serine/threonine-protein kinase At1g60630: MVPSCCFYAFFLLVITFYLVSPVRSSDVEALLSLKSSIDPSNSIPWRGTDLCNWEGVKECINGTRVSKLVLENLNLTGSLNEKSLNQLDQLRVLSFKGNSLNASVPNLSGLVNLKSLFLNDNNFSGEFPESLTSLHRLKTIVLAGNRLSGQIPSSLLHLSHLYTLHLQDNLFSGSIPPLNQTTIRFLNVSNNQLSGPIPLTQALKQFNESSFTGNIALCGDQIQNSSCRRVSSKPSAIPAMSIANKTKTKTKLIVIIVGSISGGIVILLLALLVLIRRQKLTKSKREECISKAVGESDRATEGDRRNNKRFSWEKDEEGSSVGTLVFLGRGEPDTTAVRYSMDDLLKASAETLGRGTIGSTYKAVMESGFIVTVKRLKDAAGFTRMEEFKRHVEILGRLKHPNLVPLRAYFQAKEECLLVYDYFPNGSLFSLIHGSRVSGSGKPLHWTSCLKIAEDLAMGLVYIHQNPTLVHGNLKSSNVLLGPDFESCLTDYGLRDLHDPQDTSASSLFYKAPECRDSRKETTQPSDVYSFGVLLLELLTGKTSSFQHGSDISRWVRAVREAETESGEEMNSSEEKLEALLSIATACVAVQPEKRPVMREVLKMVKDARAEAVVLSSYSSDYSPGRWSDTVQSFPREDHMSI; the protein is encoded by the exons ATGGTCCCTTCTTGTTGTTTCTATGCGTTCTTTTTACTGGTGATTACTTTCTACTTGGTTTCTCCCGTGAGATCAAGCGACGTTGAAGCTCTACTGAGTTTGAAATCATCCATTGATCCATCAAACTCAATTCCATGGCGAGGAACAGATCTTTGCAACTGGGAAGGTGTCAAAGAATGCATTAACGGAACAAGAGTCTCAAAGCTTGTTCTTGAGAATCTGAACCTCACTGGCTCACTAAACGAGAAGAGCTTGAACCAGTTAGACCAGCTTAGAGTCCTTAGTTTCAAAGGCAACTCTCTAAATGCCTCAGTCCCTAACCTCTCTGGTTTGGTCAACCTCAAGTCTCTTTTCCTCAACGACAACAACTTCTCCGGCGAGTTCCCTGAATCACTGACGTCTCTCCACCGACTCAAAACCATTGTCCTTGCCGGAAACAGGCTTTCCGGACAGATCCCTAGCTCGCTGCTCCATCTCTCACACCTTTACACGCTTCACCTCCAGGACAATCTCTTCTCCGGATCCATTCCTCCTCTCAACCAAACAACTATTAGATTCCTTAACGTCTCTAACAACCAGCTCTCTGGCCCTATCCCGCTGACGCAAGCCCTGAAGCAGTTCAATGAGTCTTCTTTTACAGGAAACATAGCTCTATGCGGAGATCAGATTCAAAACTCCTCATGCAGAAGAGTCTCTTCCAAGCCTTCAGCAATTCCAGCGATGTCTATAGCCAACAAAACAAAGACCAAAACAAAGCTCATTGTAATCATTGTCGGAAGCATCAGTGGGGGTATTGTGATACTTCTCCTGGCATTGCTTGTTCTGATACGAAGACAGAAgctaaccaaatccaagagagAAGAGTGCATAAGCAAAGCAGTGGGAGAGTCAGACAGAGCAACAGAAGGTGACAGGAGAAACAACAAAAGGTTCTCATgggagaaagatgaagaaggatcATCAGTGGGGACTCTGGTTTTCTTGGGGAGAGGTGAACCAGACACCACGGCGGTGAGATACAGCATGGATGATTTACTCAAAGCTTCAGCTGAGACGTTAGGAAGAGGAACGATAGGGAGCACTTACAAGGCCGTGATGGAGTCTGGTTTCATCGTGACTGTCAAGAGGCTTAAGGACGCGGCAGGGTTTACTCGAATGGAGGAGTTCAAGAGACACGTTGAGATCCTTGGGAGGCTCAAGCACCCTAACTTGGTGCCTCTCAGAGCCTACTTCCAAGCCAAAGAAGAATGCTTGCTCGTCTACGATTACTTCCCCAATGGAAGTCTCTTCTCTCTTATCCATG GAAGTAGAGTTTCTGGGAGTGGGAAGCCTCTTCACTGGACGTCATGTCTGAAAATAGCTGAGGATTTGGCAATGGGTCTTGTCTACATTCATCAGAATCCCACCTTAGTTCACGGGAACTTGAAGTCCTCCAATGTTCTGTTAGGTCCTGACTTTGAGTCATGCCTCACGGACTACGGTCTGAGAGATCTCCATGATCCTCAAGACACAAGCGCTTCCTCTCTCTTCTACAAAGCTCCTGAGTGCAGAGACTCACGCAAGGAAACGACACAACCCTCTGATGTCTACAGCTTTGGGGTCCTCCTTCTAGAGCTTCTAACAGGTAAAACTTCATCATTCCAACACGGGTCTGATATCTCCAGATGGGTGCGCGCGGTGAGAGAGGCAGAGACTGAATCCGGCGAGGAGATGAACTCTTCTGAGGAGAAACTTGAAGCTCTTTTGAGCATTGCCACGGCTTGCGTGGCTGTTCAGCCTGAAAAGCGGCCTGTGATGAGAGAGGTGTTGAAGATGGTGAAGGATGCAAGAGCCGAAGCAGTAGTGTTGTCATCTTACAGCAGTGATTATTCGCCTGGGAGATGGTCAGATACGGTTCAGAGCTTTCCAAGGGAGGATCATATGAGCATATGA
- the LOC106449904 gene encoding RNA polymerase-associated protein LEO1 isoform X1 translates to MIKRRFYKLEHGDKDSGSDSSCFSSDSDPESEEEDSELSQSQSEYEDAVAEGSESSDDEGEDDSPANGDDADVDDDESDGDAYRGRYEKTSMEYGLEEPPEEEEENYIMGCMIKCKSVYKCRYCPNTICLNERTMQEHVSSKKHARSEKLMKEEKLRTDDDDDDPETPSQQVKGNRRSQRKGKRSQKQGKLRSEVDNPETPSQEKQVKGNRKSRRQGMISQKQEKGSSITDGEKAHATPKSRKKMRQTKD, encoded by the exons atgataaagagGCGGTTTTACAAGCTAGAGCATGGTGATAAAGACAGTGGATCTGACTCCTCTTGCTTCTCTTCTGATTCCGATCCtgaatctgaagaagaagactcCGAGCTATCCCAATCCCAATCCGAATACGAAGACGCCGTTGCAGAAGGTTCTGAAAGTTCTGAtgatgaaggagaagatgaCTCCCCAG CTAATGGGGACGATGctgatgttgatgatgatgagtcCGATGGTGATGCCTATCGAGGGAGATATGAGAAGACGTCGATGGAATacggtttggaagaaccaccggaagaggaggaagagaactATATTATGGGTTGTATGATTAAGTGCAAATCGGTTTACAAGTGCAGATATTGCCCAAACACCATTTGTTTGAACGAGAGGACTATGCAAGAGCATGTTTCATCCAAG AAGCATGCTCGTTCTGAGAAATTaatgaaggaagagaagctcagaaccgatgatgatgatgatgatccagAGACCCCATCTCAG CAGGTAAAAGGGAACAGAAGATCACAAAGAAAGGGTAAGAGATCTCAAAAACAAGGAAAGCTCAGAAGCGAAGTGGATAACCCAGAGACGCCATCTCAG GAGAAGCAGGTAAAGGGAAACAGAAAATCACGAAGACAGGGTATGATTTCACAAAAACAGGAAAAG GGTTCGTCGATCACAGATGGAGAAAAAGCACATGCGACGCCAAAATCTAGAAAGAAAATGCGTCAAACTAAGGATTGA
- the LOC106449904 gene encoding nucleolin 1 isoform X2 has translation MIKRRFYKLEHGDKDSGSDSSCFSSDSDPESEEEDSELSQSQSEYEDAVAEGSESSDDEGEDDSPANGDDADVDDDESDGDAYRGRYEKTSMEYGLEEPPEEEEENYIMGCMIKCKSVYKCRYCPNTICLNERTMQEHVSSKKHARSEKLMKEEKLRTDDDDDDPETPSQVKGNRRSQRKGKRSQKQGKLRSEVDNPETPSQEKQVKGNRKSRRQGMISQKQEKGSSITDGEKAHATPKSRKKMRQTKD, from the exons atgataaagagGCGGTTTTACAAGCTAGAGCATGGTGATAAAGACAGTGGATCTGACTCCTCTTGCTTCTCTTCTGATTCCGATCCtgaatctgaagaagaagactcCGAGCTATCCCAATCCCAATCCGAATACGAAGACGCCGTTGCAGAAGGTTCTGAAAGTTCTGAtgatgaaggagaagatgaCTCCCCAG CTAATGGGGACGATGctgatgttgatgatgatgagtcCGATGGTGATGCCTATCGAGGGAGATATGAGAAGACGTCGATGGAATacggtttggaagaaccaccggaagaggaggaagagaactATATTATGGGTTGTATGATTAAGTGCAAATCGGTTTACAAGTGCAGATATTGCCCAAACACCATTTGTTTGAACGAGAGGACTATGCAAGAGCATGTTTCATCCAAG AAGCATGCTCGTTCTGAGAAATTaatgaaggaagagaagctcagaaccgatgatgatgatgatgatccagAGACCCCATCTCAG GTAAAAGGGAACAGAAGATCACAAAGAAAGGGTAAGAGATCTCAAAAACAAGGAAAGCTCAGAAGCGAAGTGGATAACCCAGAGACGCCATCTCAG GAGAAGCAGGTAAAGGGAAACAGAAAATCACGAAGACAGGGTATGATTTCACAAAAACAGGAAAAG GGTTCGTCGATCACAGATGGAGAAAAAGCACATGCGACGCCAAAATCTAGAAAGAAAATGCGTCAAACTAAGGATTGA
- the LOC106449848 gene encoding cytochrome B5-like protein — MIAVIGLLLGFLVSALFLIQGKRRSSNGGQEKKQSSNDEPKDSKPKSYSKSEVAEHNRRDDCWIIIKDKVYDVTSYVEEHPGGDAILDHAGDDSTDGFFGPQHATRVFDMIEDFYIGQLRE; from the coding sequence aTGATAGCTGTGATCGGATTGCTTCTGGGTTTTCTAGTTTCAGCATTGTTCTTAATCCAAGGAAAGAGAAGATCATCTAATGGTGGTCAAGAGAAGAAGCAATCTAGTAATGATGAGCCTAAAGATTCGAAGCCAAAGAGTTACAGCAAAAGTGAAGTCGCAGAGCACAACAGAAGAGACGATTGTTGGATCATAATCAAAGATAAAGTCTATGATGTCACTTCTTATGTTGAAGAGCATCCTGGTGGTGACGCTATTCTAGATCATGCTGGTGACGATTCTACTGATGGCTTTTTCGGACCACAACATGCCACTCGTGTTTTCGACATGATCGAGGATTTCTACATCGGACAACTTCGTGAGtaa